The following coding sequences are from one Candidatus Methylomirabilota bacterium window:
- a CDS encoding MBL fold metallo-hydrolase: MCFFDTSSLSHVPAGVSRRQFLGGGLAAGVAGTALGLGKSLLLPGVAEGAEPAPKSGGPGSAGVNFKWFGTDGWEITFGNKTILLDPWFSRFDTGFFAGKFNAKTPIKVEEALIDQHIPKADQILIGHGHWDHMADIPYIAKKTGAQVIGSETHANVLRASGVTEGKIVQVKGGEVMQFDGYTIEVFPGLHSMGPTKKHAVPGHLYSVPPPPTTVGDMPEGDSLIYLITIGGKFSIFLMSTANFVERAIAGLKPDVALVASIFANQIHNFTPRLLKALNYPKVILPTHWDNFEKPYSEGPQDLRAIFGDPANLDLWVKEAKQVSPKSKIVVMKFFEAYAA, from the coding sequence ATGTGCTTCTTCGACACCTCCTCGCTCTCTCACGTGCCTGCAGGAGTCTCGCGACGCCAGTTCCTAGGCGGCGGGCTGGCCGCAGGAGTAGCCGGCACCGCGCTGGGCTTGGGCAAGTCGCTCCTGCTCCCCGGCGTGGCTGAAGGGGCTGAGCCCGCTCCCAAGAGCGGGGGGCCCGGTTCCGCAGGCGTGAATTTCAAGTGGTTCGGCACCGACGGATGGGAGATCACCTTCGGCAACAAGACGATCCTGCTCGATCCATGGTTCAGCCGGTTCGATACGGGATTCTTCGCGGGCAAGTTCAACGCGAAGACGCCCATCAAGGTGGAAGAGGCCCTGATCGACCAGCACATCCCGAAGGCCGACCAGATCCTCATCGGCCATGGCCACTGGGATCACATGGCCGACATCCCGTACATCGCGAAGAAGACCGGAGCCCAGGTCATCGGCTCCGAGACCCACGCCAATGTGCTCCGCGCCTCCGGCGTCACGGAGGGCAAGATCGTGCAGGTCAAGGGTGGCGAAGTCATGCAGTTCGATGGGTACACCATCGAGGTCTTCCCCGGCCTCCACTCCATGGGACCCACGAAGAAGCACGCGGTCCCGGGCCACCTCTACTCCGTCCCGCCGCCCCCCACGACCGTCGGGGACATGCCCGAGGGGGACAGCCTCATCTATCTGATCACGATCGGGGGCAAGTTCAGCATCTTCCTCATGAGCACCGCCAACTTCGTCGAGCGGGCCATCGCCGGCCTCAAGCCCGACGTGGCGCTGGTGGCCTCCATCTTCGCCAACCAAATCCACAACTTCACTCCGCGGCTCCTCAAGGCGCTGAACTACCCGAAGGTGATCCTCCCCACGCATTGGGACAACTTCGAGAAGCCCTACTCGGAAGGGCCGCAGGATTTGCGGGCGATCTTCGGCGACCCGGCGAATCTCGACCTCTGGGTGAAAGAGGCGAAGCAGGTGTCGCCCAAGAGCAAGATTGTGGTGATGAAGTTCTTCGAAGCCTACGCCGCGTAG
- a CDS encoding DUF6282 family protein, whose translation MNPFTLPRWRFMNCCGHSWSHDPDPRSTADGRSTSRRDFFKTAAAGAVGLAALATLKDTAAAQVRVFPPPPPAVSPIEGLIDFHNHCAPDVFGRAVDDDEMAQLYMARKMEAVVLKNHVALTADRAWLVRKHNPGIKAFGGVTLNGAAGGINTEAVQWMWRMQGGYGRVVWLPTFDADNHVKHFKDAPEGIKVVGPDGKALPALRDVLKVCAQQKLVLCTGHASPTECLAIIEAARDAGCDRVVVTHSEFEVVNMTVEQMKKAASMGAKLEIDAMGPLMGPTAHLPWMRHWRQVTYKESAAHIKAVGAENFVLGTDLGQTGNPSQPDGYAMLVAGLVAEGITKEQIKIMGREVPGKLLMG comes from the coding sequence ATGAACCCCTTTACCCTTCCACGCTGGCGCTTCATGAACTGCTGCGGCCACAGTTGGAGCCACGACCCCGACCCCCGGAGCACCGCTGACGGCCGGAGCACGAGCCGCAGGGACTTCTTCAAGACCGCGGCCGCCGGCGCCGTCGGGCTCGCCGCGCTTGCGACCCTGAAGGACACGGCGGCGGCCCAGGTGCGCGTGTTCCCGCCGCCCCCGCCAGCCGTCAGCCCCATCGAGGGCCTGATCGACTTCCACAACCACTGCGCCCCCGATGTCTTCGGTCGTGCCGTCGACGATGACGAGATGGCCCAACTCTACATGGCGCGCAAAATGGAAGCCGTCGTGTTGAAGAACCACGTGGCCCTCACCGCCGATCGCGCCTGGCTTGTACGCAAGCACAACCCGGGCATCAAAGCTTTTGGCGGTGTGACCCTCAACGGTGCCGCAGGCGGCATCAATACGGAGGCCGTGCAGTGGATGTGGCGGATGCAGGGCGGCTACGGCCGCGTGGTGTGGCTGCCGACCTTCGACGCCGACAACCACGTCAAGCACTTCAAGGATGCGCCCGAGGGCATCAAGGTCGTGGGCCCCGACGGCAAGGCCCTGCCCGCGCTCCGCGACGTGCTCAAGGTCTGCGCCCAGCAGAAGCTCGTGCTCTGCACCGGCCATGCTTCACCGACCGAGTGCCTGGCGATCATCGAGGCCGCGCGCGATGCCGGCTGCGACCGCGTTGTCGTCACCCACTCGGAGTTCGAGGTGGTCAACATGACGGTCGAGCAGATGAAGAAGGCCGCGTCCATGGGCGCCAAGCTGGAGATCGACGCCATGGGGCCGCTCATGGGGCCGACCGCGCATCTCCCCTGGATGCGCCACTGGCGGCAGGTGACGTACAAGGAGTCCGCCGCCCATATCAAGGCCGTGGGCGCCGAGAACTTCGTCCTCGGCACCGACCTCGGCCAGACGGGCAACCCGTCTCAGCCGGACGGCTACGCGATGCTGGTGGCCGGGCTCGTGGCAGAGGGAATCACCAAGGAGCAGATCAAGATCATGGGCCGGGAGGTGCCGGGCAAGCTGCTAATGGGCTGA
- a CDS encoding copper oxidase, producing the protein MTVRRRNFLQGALGAAAGMLSAAWAGRADAQHAGHGARPVAGQARGAAPTGKATGTKVAVNVLDVPKLPYEMDKGVKVFRLVAEPVKVEFVPGKLFDVWGYNGSMPGPTIEVTEGDRVRVLFENRLPEPQTVHWHGLEVPIEMDGVPAISQPLVMPGEQFTYEFTLHQNGTFFYHTHMAMAEMIGLIGFFIIHPTQAYEPAVQKDFGIILQEWAVLPNNTVPNTLSMEFNWLTFNGKAGPAATPMLVKLGERVRIRIINIGMDHHPIHLHGMQFTVTGTESGRIPESARYQQNTVLVGVAQARDIEFVAKYPGDWMLHCHLPHHMMNQMVSMVGPMAHGGPLQTGKGMEEGMGIMKGHALSDENAPGFGRGMGMTTAEKPVSPMVGQPPHQSRAATPGYGAGSGQRRVPGFPQDMWMPMDEEVTKAETYGLPKDWSASLGGMMTLVRVLPPDKYDEIMALVKEAGTDVQAAPPQPRPTPTQPSSGGHRH; encoded by the coding sequence ATGACAGTGCGCAGACGGAATTTCCTCCAGGGAGCACTCGGCGCCGCGGCCGGCATGCTCAGCGCCGCCTGGGCCGGCAGAGCCGACGCGCAGCATGCTGGACATGGTGCGCGGCCGGTTGCTGGGCAGGCGCGCGGCGCGGCACCGACGGGCAAGGCGACCGGGACCAAAGTGGCAGTGAACGTCCTTGATGTGCCGAAGCTCCCGTACGAGATGGACAAGGGTGTCAAGGTATTCCGACTCGTGGCCGAACCCGTCAAGGTCGAGTTCGTGCCCGGCAAGCTCTTCGACGTTTGGGGTTACAACGGCAGCATGCCTGGACCGACGATTGAGGTGACCGAGGGCGACCGCGTGCGTGTTCTCTTTGAGAACCGCCTGCCTGAGCCGCAGACCGTGCACTGGCATGGTCTCGAGGTACCGATCGAGATGGATGGCGTGCCGGCCATTAGCCAGCCCCTCGTGATGCCGGGCGAGCAGTTCACCTATGAGTTCACTCTCCACCAGAACGGCACGTTCTTCTATCACACCCACATGGCCATGGCCGAGATGATCGGCCTGATCGGGTTCTTCATCATCCACCCGACGCAGGCCTATGAGCCCGCCGTGCAGAAGGATTTCGGGATCATCCTGCAGGAGTGGGCCGTTTTGCCGAACAATACGGTCCCGAACACGCTGTCCATGGAGTTCAACTGGCTGACGTTCAACGGCAAGGCAGGCCCGGCGGCGACACCAATGCTGGTCAAACTTGGGGAGCGGGTCCGCATCCGGATCATAAATATCGGGATGGATCACCATCCGATCCATTTGCACGGCATGCAGTTCACCGTGACGGGAACGGAGTCCGGACGGATCCCAGAGTCGGCTCGCTATCAGCAGAATACCGTCCTCGTCGGTGTTGCCCAGGCGCGGGACATTGAATTCGTCGCAAAATACCCAGGCGACTGGATGCTGCATTGTCACCTGCCGCACCACATGATGAACCAGATGGTGTCCATGGTCGGCCCCATGGCGCACGGCGGACCCTTGCAGACTGGCAAGGGGATGGAAGAGGGCATGGGGATCATGAAGGGGCACGCCCTGTCTGACGAGAACGCGCCCGGCTTTGGGCGGGGAATGGGCATGACTACCGCCGAGAAGCCCGTGTCCCCGATGGTCGGCCAGCCGCCTCATCAGAGCCGGGCGGCCACGCCCGGGTACGGGGCCGGGAGCGGTCAACGCCGGGTGCCCGGCTTCCCTCAGGACATGTGGATGCCGATGGACGAGGAGGTCACGAAGGCCGAGACCTATGGCTTGCCGAAGGATTGGTCGGCATCGCTGGGCGGCATGATGACCCTGGTCCGGGTGCTTCCGCCTGACAAGTACGACGAGATCATGGCGCTCGTGAAGGAAGCGGGAACGGACGTGCAAGCCGCACCTCCCCAGCCGCGGCCGACTCCGACGCAACCTTCAAGCGGTGGGCACCGTCATTAG
- a CDS encoding TolC family protein, giving the protein MLATERTGVVGACGLASLVGAAALLGSVTLVSAQAPQAATPMGGLRLEDLERIALEKNPTLSQVQASIRAAQGRQTQAGLYPNPLVGYQLEDQNTRTPNQNKNFFWFQVPIVTAGKLQKSRDLAATDSQRAAITADMQRLRVLTTVRMLYYEGLGAARIVDERQALAKLTREAVGVSGELFNVGQADRPDVLDVEMQAQRAEIELMKAQSHQQRVWRMLASAVGEPSLPIAKLEGDLTAKMPRFDGEAVLARVLRESPEVRQAQVNVERAKAALERVRAERIPNLFVRTKLGYNSEQVTPGKDVGFETGIEIGIPLPLFDRQQGNVATAQADLEHAQAEVRRLELALRSELATVIRGYEDARMEVERYERQILPRAQQSVELYRKGFQQMAAAYPQVLIAQRTLFQSRAEYTQALVDLWRTASLLEGMLLSGGLDAPFHMSVSQPPPTGHVPTAAGRPAD; this is encoded by the coding sequence ATGCTGGCCACTGAGCGGACTGGTGTCGTGGGTGCGTGTGGGTTGGCCTCGCTGGTCGGCGCGGCCGCGCTCCTGGGGTCCGTGACGCTCGTCAGCGCGCAGGCGCCACAAGCGGCTACACCCATGGGCGGGCTGCGCCTCGAAGACCTCGAGCGTATTGCGCTCGAGAAGAATCCCACGCTGTCCCAAGTGCAGGCCTCCATCCGCGCCGCGCAAGGCCGCCAGACGCAGGCGGGCCTCTATCCGAATCCCCTGGTCGGTTACCAGCTTGAGGACCAGAACACCCGTACGCCTAACCAGAACAAAAACTTCTTCTGGTTCCAGGTGCCCATCGTCACCGCCGGCAAGCTGCAGAAGAGCCGGGACCTCGCGGCGACAGACAGCCAGCGCGCCGCCATCACGGCGGATATGCAGCGGCTCCGCGTGTTGACCACGGTGCGGATGCTCTACTACGAAGGCCTCGGCGCCGCACGCATTGTGGACGAGCGGCAGGCGCTGGCCAAGCTCACTCGGGAGGCTGTTGGAGTTTCCGGGGAGCTCTTCAACGTGGGGCAGGCCGATCGCCCCGATGTGCTGGACGTCGAGATGCAGGCCCAGCGGGCGGAGATCGAGCTGATGAAAGCGCAGAGTCACCAGCAGCGCGTCTGGCGGATGCTGGCCTCGGCGGTGGGCGAGCCATCACTGCCGATCGCCAAACTTGAGGGCGATCTGACCGCGAAGATGCCGCGCTTCGACGGCGAAGCGGTGCTGGCCCGCGTGCTGCGCGAGAGCCCAGAGGTCCGGCAGGCTCAGGTGAATGTCGAGCGGGCCAAAGCCGCCCTCGAGCGGGTGCGTGCCGAGCGGATCCCAAACCTGTTCGTGCGGACGAAGCTCGGATACAATTCGGAACAGGTTACGCCTGGCAAGGACGTTGGTTTCGAGACCGGCATCGAGATTGGTATCCCGCTCCCACTCTTCGACCGCCAGCAGGGCAATGTGGCGACAGCCCAGGCCGACCTCGAGCACGCGCAGGCCGAGGTGCGGCGCCTGGAGCTGGCGCTCCGCTCCGAGCTCGCGACGGTCATTCGTGGCTACGAGGACGCCAGGATGGAGGTCGAGCGCTACGAGCGCCAGATCCTCCCGCGCGCGCAGCAATCCGTTGAGCTCTACCGGAAAGGGTTCCAGCAGATGGCCGCGGCGTACCCACAGGTACTCATCGCGCAGCGCACGCTCTTCCAGTCACGCGCCGAGTACACGCAGGCGCTGGTCGACCTGTGGCGCACGGCTTCGCTTCTGGAGGGGATGCTCTTGAGTGGGGGACTGGACGCGCCTTTCCACATGTCCGTTAGCCAGCCGCCGCCGACCGGCCACGTGCCGACAGCCGCGGGCCGGCCCGCAGACTAG
- a CDS encoding cytochrome c: MTVGRLHWKVLGITTLAAALRTLGPGMGDPALGAQQILAQAQQPGTGPAAGAHAHVHAPVPAAYATSHIPARAWTDPKMIAKGKEIYTAKCALCHGEKGDGKGPGSLNLPLKPADFTDAKMVGEMAGNFWFWRVSEGGLVEPYKSIGSAMPPWKGELTIPDRWAVIAYVHTLSGHQGPHTPGEHPGLGGGHAGH, encoded by the coding sequence ATGACGGTTGGACGGCTCCATTGGAAGGTGCTCGGCATCACGACCTTGGCCGCCGCGCTGCGGACGCTCGGTCCTGGCATGGGCGACCCGGCGCTGGGCGCTCAGCAGATCCTTGCTCAGGCCCAGCAACCGGGAACGGGTCCGGCCGCCGGCGCTCACGCTCACGTGCATGCGCCGGTGCCTGCCGCCTACGCGACCTCGCACATTCCGGCGCGGGCCTGGACAGATCCCAAGATGATCGCCAAGGGGAAGGAAATCTACACGGCCAAGTGCGCTCTCTGCCATGGCGAGAAGGGGGACGGCAAAGGGCCGGGCAGCCTCAATCTGCCGCTCAAGCCGGCCGATTTCACCGACGCCAAGATGGTAGGCGAGATGGCCGGCAACTTCTGGTTCTGGCGCGTGAGCGAAGGCGGGCTCGTCGAGCCGTACAAGTCCATTGGGTCGGCCATGCCGCCATGGAAGGGCGAGCTGACGATCCCCGACCGGTGGGCTGTGATCGCTTATGTTCACACTCTCTCGGGGCATCAAGGGCCACATACACCGGGCGAGCATCCTGGGTTGGGAGGCGGACATGCTGGCCACTGA
- a CDS encoding efflux RND transporter periplasmic adaptor subunit — MDNEWDGGAPPNQPRRLTPSLLVAGALGLVALGAGSAVLVMRTGWLGQPLQVSPVARVSTPPASVTTPSDSVEVVLTPEAIARAGIKTAAVISAEESRAITVPGTVMANAYREVKVTPVAGGIVTRVAVELGSTVKRGQPLAAVFSSELADAQTKFLSMAAMLEADHRKLRRTQELAEIGAASRQELEEVTAVHATHETELESARQRLMVLGLGPAQIRVLQSPSQIVSSVTVPAPIDGVVTARTANLGQVVGMGQEMFVVTDLSEVWAVGDLYEQDFAAVRVGSAATVSTPAYPGLTLQGRVTYIDPRVEPATRTAKVRVEVPNRDSRLRLGMYLSMAFDTSSGQRVVLVPKVAVQSLGDRQVVFLPAKGEAGKFIQRIVRLGEQRGESQVVLSGLQPGEIVVTDGSFLLRAEAARNAPSG, encoded by the coding sequence ATGGACAACGAGTGGGACGGTGGCGCTCCGCCCAATCAGCCGCGCCGGCTGACGCCTTCCCTTCTGGTGGCCGGGGCACTCGGGCTCGTGGCTCTGGGCGCAGGCAGCGCGGTGCTGGTCATGAGGACCGGGTGGCTCGGCCAGCCACTTCAGGTCTCTCCGGTTGCTCGCGTCTCCACGCCACCGGCTTCCGTCACGACACCGTCGGATTCCGTCGAGGTCGTGCTGACGCCCGAGGCCATCGCGCGGGCGGGAATCAAGACCGCCGCCGTGATCAGTGCCGAGGAGAGTCGCGCGATCACCGTGCCGGGGACCGTGATGGCCAATGCGTACCGGGAGGTGAAGGTGACGCCGGTCGCGGGGGGCATCGTGACCCGCGTCGCCGTGGAGCTGGGCAGCACGGTCAAGCGAGGGCAACCGCTCGCCGCGGTGTTCAGCAGCGAGCTTGCCGACGCGCAGACGAAGTTCCTCTCGATGGCGGCCATGCTGGAGGCCGATCACCGAAAGCTCCGCCGGACGCAGGAGCTCGCGGAGATCGGGGCCGCGAGTCGCCAGGAGCTGGAAGAGGTTACGGCGGTGCACGCGACCCACGAGACGGAGCTGGAGTCTGCCCGCCAGCGGCTCATGGTGCTGGGCTTGGGGCCTGCGCAGATCCGCGTCCTCCAGTCACCGAGCCAGATCGTGTCCAGCGTGACCGTGCCCGCGCCCATCGATGGCGTGGTCACAGCGAGGACTGCGAACCTCGGGCAGGTCGTCGGCATGGGCCAGGAGATGTTCGTCGTGACGGATCTGTCCGAGGTGTGGGCGGTGGGCGATCTCTACGAGCAGGACTTCGCAGCCGTACGGGTGGGCTCCGCCGCGACGGTGTCGACGCCGGCCTATCCCGGACTGACGCTCCAAGGCCGTGTGACCTACATCGATCCGAGGGTGGAGCCGGCCACCCGAACGGCCAAGGTTCGGGTCGAGGTGCCCAACCGTGACAGCCGACTCCGGCTGGGCATGTACCTGTCCATGGCTTTCGACACCAGCTCGGGACAGCGCGTGGTGCTGGTCCCGAAAGTGGCAGTCCAGAGCCTCGGCGACAGACAGGTCGTCTTCCTGCCCGCCAAGGGCGAGGCCGGCAAGTTCATCCAACGCATCGTGCGGTTGGGAGAGCAGAGGGGCGAGAGCCAGGTCGTCCTCAGCGGCCTACAGCCGGGCGAGATCGTGGTCACGGACGGAAGCTTTCTCCTGCGCGCCGAGGCCGCCCGGAATGCGCCGTCCGGCTAG
- a CDS encoding TolC family protein — translation MTIRGHRIAGGVIALTVLAVAVSEAWAQLLPGRLTVDEVVAWALRDNPDLAAARTDIDAARGRLLQAGLRPNPTVELGGQKALTSDNNVTVGLTVPLDLNGRQEGRIGVAGQELEAKRAQVADRERRLRAEVRMKAAELLGAQRDLETADELLRVNRKGLALVGERVRQGAVPALEESLLQVEVSRLDANRRLVASRGEVLTLQLKSLAGLGPEAPLSVAGDLFTPPPVTLDRVAAAARALEVRPDLAMARAEAATARARVAKERAEGRWDASINVGYQRQSTGFDLMGLTDRGGTRPIQGVFDYFGGSVSITVPVRNRNEGNVAAAEAETRGAGRRLDALILTVRQEVASAFAQYQAVRQALDIYTHGVRDVAQRNLDVVRRTWELGRRPLLDVIAEQRRFIEVEMGYTEALKLAYTTAVEVERAIGEPER, via the coding sequence ATGACCATCCGGGGACATCGTATCGCCGGCGGGGTCATTGCGCTGACGGTGCTCGCCGTTGCTGTGTCCGAGGCATGGGCCCAGCTTTTGCCGGGGCGACTGACGGTTGACGAGGTGGTCGCATGGGCACTCAGGGACAACCCTGACTTGGCCGCCGCCCGCACGGACATCGACGCCGCGCGCGGCCGCTTGCTCCAGGCCGGCCTCCGGCCGAACCCGACGGTGGAGCTCGGCGGCCAAAAGGCGCTGACTTCGGATAACAACGTGACGGTCGGGCTCACCGTGCCCCTCGATCTCAATGGCCGCCAGGAAGGGCGGATCGGTGTCGCCGGGCAAGAGCTCGAGGCCAAGCGCGCGCAGGTGGCGGACCGTGAGCGGCGGCTCCGGGCCGAGGTGCGGATGAAGGCCGCCGAGCTCCTTGGAGCCCAGCGCGACCTGGAGACGGCCGACGAGCTCCTGCGAGTGAACCGCAAGGGACTCGCGCTGGTCGGCGAGCGGGTCCGACAGGGCGCAGTGCCGGCGCTCGAGGAGAGTCTGCTTCAGGTCGAGGTGAGCCGCCTTGACGCCAACCGGCGACTCGTCGCCAGTCGCGGAGAGGTGCTCACCCTGCAGTTGAAGTCGCTGGCGGGGCTCGGGCCCGAGGCGCCGCTCTCTGTCGCAGGAGACCTCTTCACGCCGCCGCCCGTTACCCTCGACCGGGTGGCAGCCGCGGCGCGTGCCCTCGAGGTCCGCCCGGATCTGGCGATGGCGCGCGCCGAGGCGGCCACGGCCCGCGCCCGTGTGGCCAAAGAGCGGGCCGAGGGCCGATGGGATGCCAGCATCAACGTGGGGTACCAGCGGCAGTCAACCGGCTTCGACCTGATGGGGCTGACCGATCGTGGCGGCACGCGACCAATTCAGGGCGTCTTCGATTACTTCGGTGGCAGCGTGTCCATTACGGTGCCGGTGCGGAACCGGAACGAGGGAAACGTGGCGGCCGCCGAGGCGGAGACCCGAGGGGCTGGACGGCGCCTGGATGCGCTGATCCTGACCGTCCGACAGGAAGTCGCGTCGGCCTTCGCGCAATACCAGGCGGTGCGGCAGGCGCTCGACATCTACACCCACGGCGTGCGTGACGTGGCCCAGCGGAACCTCGATGTCGTGCGCCGGACATGGGAGCTGGGCCGACGCCCACTGCTCGACGTCATCGCCGAGCAGCGCCGCTTCATCGAGGTGGAGATGGGTTACACGGAGGCCCTCAAGTTGGCGTACACCACCGCCGTGGAGGTCGAGCGCGCGATCGGGGAGCCCGAGCGGTGA
- a CDS encoding FixH family protein → MLKRLMAALVLAGWAVATGPLMAGWAADLKVIQTQQTKDVVVTLKSETGQWKPGKNAFVLDFTSAATKQPMDMDKVSLSTSMGMPGMAPMVAGATVTPDKAPGRYVGTIEFPDAGTRQVAVSWDGPAGKGSARFSVSVR, encoded by the coding sequence ATGCTGAAGCGATTGATGGCGGCGTTGGTGTTGGCAGGATGGGCGGTGGCGACCGGGCCGCTCATGGCCGGCTGGGCCGCGGATCTCAAGGTGATCCAGACGCAGCAGACGAAGGACGTGGTCGTCACGCTCAAGAGCGAGACGGGGCAGTGGAAGCCGGGGAAGAACGCCTTCGTGCTCGACTTCACCTCGGCCGCGACCAAGCAGCCGATGGACATGGACAAGGTCAGCCTGAGCACCAGCATGGGGATGCCCGGTATGGCGCCCATGGTGGCAGGAGCGACGGTGACGCCCGACAAGGCGCCCGGGCGCTACGTTGGCACGATCGAGTTCCCCGACGCCGGCACCCGGCAGGTCGCGGTCTCCTGGGACGGCCCGGCCGGCAAAGGCTCGGCGCGCTTCTCCGTCTCGGTGCGGTAA